One segment of Toxotes jaculatrix isolate fToxJac2 chromosome 8, fToxJac2.pri, whole genome shotgun sequence DNA contains the following:
- the virma gene encoding protein virilizer homolog isoform X1: protein MAGDVSTELLFLDTFKHQSAELTNVDVVRFPCGVLITEVRVIPPGIKAHSNLPDNRAFGETSPHAFQLELFFNNVTKPNSPTFHRLGSLEYDENKSIVFRPSGKVNTDGLVLRGWYTSLTLAVYGTAERSHGHDQDSPPPPPPPPPQQPSGPKRIVKQDWEKDDQYNGSPPRPAPRGPRTPPGPPPPDDDDEEQVQVTVGVVKDEPCEGRDDYLEAVSPERSLPADETYSDAEQEEEGDEEEDEEEQEEEEDARTEGSAPEEEEEEEEEEDEGEDEEEEMEEGDDGYEQISSDEDDLDNGSFKLPAFDMDYTPEDLASVPPVQYDPYERELRPLLYFTPPYKTRFDTQFEKASVEEPRDAGDTKGPAGGEEAEAVTQLKELLASIGDDRDARWVTALEEAPGLLAKGLAYLVKQGEGEAEDPVEVLVKWALQALSMEIALTQPIALNLRQLKAGAKLASYMAECPQGLTALLREGALGVLLELIHADHVSSTLKLSILRALDALTSAPDGVEAFLQARESEKSGYQHLVQLFLREETVRVITAGNAILQKSHMYEVLGDLQRTAAAWSEQQQEEIEDAESPMEEEASPNPTPVSEAELDRLAGVLEELHHLLETAPHCMVQPPGKAFPTTARVTGPQERDDPYPTLYRYMHACHFLESMSVVLSAAAAAGHLGVTQAVRELLRFLSVTQSGLLFLLAQPTPSNLLLRLLASMAEVEGEESTFTGGEGALTGPGFGEEGFNVWLMQALHALQGVSELMSHVATGGDGGAGLEEGDNAEVLSMLHALYLMTFTQTGRSAVAHVFSLENNLSCLVTLLQHHSKDGQGEAKARKAVTYNYACMLVLLVVQSSNELRMMEQFAAPLLTLAKADDTNAKLQELSKWLEPLEKLRFEIGSIPTLIDYIKQNVENVLTAEGTGLVTALRVLCHIASPPPAVEGQQRDLKWSLAGVQLFSGEGLDTCVRVLQKLCSVLLQPWRVHGHMGPTPQRCMILSICISTLKLLRTMLTELLRGGAFQFRDTRVASVLVTLHMIVCSIPASGRLDGEETRVQALIVDVLLTFTQGVNEEVTHTEETLASNTWSLMLKEVLSSLLKAPEGLFSGLTLLSELLPLPLPMQSTQVISVQDVAVALNTRKLWSMHIRAQWKVFSEALRCVCATSCPPLLAMLRRVCVQLADLSSPTATLIMKTLVELLLEELQPAEGKGVCWGQALRLLSLMDALVSQRACKSAALHLLSGAVSGDEQLADLFPLLLSLLVPPADHSLQQQQCSELVGTILQSLCDQDISLVVTPPGESCVSEVEQLANALPGREMMSAVCNALLEVLGNAESSVPLLLTCIRTLTFLTEHDYGLYHLKVALKKHGAGLCSLLKRLVSFNKDSADLLSALLDFLRQILNTETMCVEEGQGSGEESSFSPPPRLLSGSEMKALLQWEESESHPLPTLEKQITKLCKEDESLETMLENVIILRQTLETATDTPPAADTEPTLPAPETLGAQFNHRTVFILSEALDEQLKALWFSPFQTDDIETDLDMVKVDLVGLAQGCCPELDLKAELERSFLSEPSSPGHTKAPKGFRLGKHKHETFITSSGKSDYVEPAKRAHIMAAPRGRGGRGGFGQNVSRPHDIFRQRKQNTSRPPSMHVDDFVAAEFKDITTPLGLLPPKRPPKSSPKPPTRGLFAGNRGRAAFHSQTRFFTPPQPKGVLLSAGNYARREGGRGSSWSGQVPAVTHRGTYSEPRGGQSNFTRGPLPSRQPPASMCAYRLAPRDRAPRGRGGTGLSWLSGGGGGGSAGGGGGGGGGGGGGGGRGSQGSKFSGGGGSGGGRGRHVRSFTR from the exons ATGGCGGGGGACGTTTCTACAGAGCTTCTTTTTCTAGATACGTTTAAACATCAGAGTGCAGAG TTAACCAACGTGGATGTGGTGCGGTTTCCTTGCGGGGTGCTGATCACAGAGGTCCGGGTCATTCCTCCAGGGATCAAAGCCCACAGCAACTTACCTGACAACAGAGCATTTGG AGAGACGTCTCCTCATGCCTTCCAGTTGGAGCTGTTCTTCAATAATGTCACCAAACCCAACAGTCCCACCTTCCACAGACTGGGCAG TCTGGAGTATGACGAGAACAAGTCCATCGTTTTCAGACCCAGTGGAAAG GTGAACACAGACGGCTTGGTGCTCCGGGGCTGGTACACCAGTCTGACATTGGCGGTGTATGGTACAGCAGAGCGCTCACATGGACATGACCAAGattcaccccctccacccccacccccaccccctcaacAGCCCAGCGGGCCCAAGAGGATTGTCAAACAAG ACTGGGAAAAAGACGACCAGTATAACGGCAGCCCACCAAGACCAGCACCCAGAGGGCCTCGTACTCCACCTGGACCTCCACCTCCGGATGACGATGATGAGGAGCAGGTCCAAGTGACAG TGGGCGTGGTCAAAGATGAGCCGTGCGAGGGGCGTGACGACTACCTGGAGGCCGTGTCACCTGAGAGGTCCCTGCCTGCTGATGAGACGTACTCCGATGCTGAACAAGAGGAAGAAGgcgatgaggaggaggatgaggaggagcaggaggaggaagaggatgccCGGACAGAGGGGAGCGctccggaggaggaggaggaagaagaggaggaagaagatgagggtgaggacgaggaagaggagatggaggaag GAGATGACGGTTATGAGCAGATTTCCAGCGATGAAGACGACTTGGATAATGGTAGCTTCAAGTTGCCTGCCTTTGACATGGACTACACCCCTGAGGACCTGGCATCTGTCCCACCTGTCCAGTATGACCCCTATGAGCGAGAACTCAGGCCGCTGCTCTACTTCACTCCTCCTTACAAGACTCGTTTTGATACCCAGTTTGAGAAGGCCAGTGTGGAGGAACCCAGGGATGCTGGTGATACAAAAGGACCAGCAGGTGgagaggaggctgaggctgTTACCCAGCTGAAAGAGCTACTGGCTAGCATCGGTGACGACAGAGATGCTCGTTGGGTCACTGCTCTAGAAGAGGCACCTGGACTATTGGCCAAAGGTTTGGCTTATTTAGTTAAACAGGGAGAGGGTGAGGCGGAGGATCCTGTTGAAGTTTTAGTCAAGTGGGCTCTCCAAGCTTTGAGTATGGAGATTGCTCTCACACAGCCCATTGCTCTTAACCTCAGACAATTGAAGGCTGGTGCCAAGCTAGCATCATACATGGCAGAGTGCCCACAGGGCCTCACAGCACTGCTGCGTGAAGGGGCTCTGGGTGTGCTGCTGGAGCTAATCCACGCGGACCACGTCTCTTCCACACTGAAACTGAGCATCCTGAGAGCTCTGGATGCTCTGACTAGTGCTCCTGATGGGGTGGAAGCTTTCCTACAAGCAAGAGAGTCGGAGAAGAGTGGTTATCAG CATCTAGTCCAGCTGTTCCTGCGTGAAGAAACAGTGAGGGTCATAACTGCTGGCAACGCCATATTACAGAAAAGTCACATGTATGAGGTACTGGGTGACCTACAgcgcacagcagcagcatggagtGAACAACAgcag GAGGAGATAGAAGATGCTGAGAGCCCCATGGAGGAGGAAGCATCGCCAAACCCCACCCCTGTGAGCGAAGCAGAGCTCGATAGGTTGGCAGGGGTTTTGGAAGAGTTACATCACCTGCTTGAGACGGCCCCTCACTGCATGGTCCAGCCACCTGGGAAAGCCTTCCCAACTACTGCAAGAGTAACAGGACCACAGGAGAGAGACGATCCATATCCAACACTGTATAG GTATATGCATGCATGTCACTTCCTGGAGAGCATGTCAGTGGTGTTGtcggcagctgcagcagctgggcACTTAGGTGTCACCCAAGCGGTTAGAGAGCTGCTGCGCTTCCTGTCGGTCACTCAGTCAGGTCTGCTCTTCCTTCTGGCCCAGCCCACTCCCAGCAACCTGCTGCTGCGTCTTCTGGCGTCGATGGCAGAGGTCGAGGGCGAGGAAAGCACGTTTACGGGAGGAGAGGGAGCTCTCACAGGGCCAGGGTTTGGCGAAGAGGGCTTTAATGTGTGGCTAATGCAGGCGCTGCATGCTCTGCAAGGTGTGTCAGAGCTCATGAGCCATGTGGCCACAGGAGGAGACGGGGGAGCTGGGCTGGAGGAAGGTGACAATGCAGAGGTACTGAGCATGCTCCATGCGCTCTACCTGATGACCTTCACTCAGACTGGTCGCAGTGCCGTGGCCCATGTTTTCAGCCTGGAAAACAACCTTTCCTGTCTGGTGACCCTGCTCCAGCACCACAGCAAAGATGGACAAGG tgagGCGAAGGCTCGCAAAGCAGTGACGTATAATTATGCCTGTATGCTGGTGTTGCTGGTGGTGCAGAGCTCTAACGAACTGCGGATGATGGAACAATTTGCCGCTCCGCTACTCACATTAGCCAAGGCTGATGACACCAATGCCAAGTTACAGG agctcAGTAAATGGCTGGAGCCTCTGGAGAAACTTCGCTTTGAGATTGGCAGCATTCCCACCCTCATCGATTACATTAAACAG AATGTGGAAAATGTGTTGACTGCTGAGGGAACTGGGCTGGTCACTGCACTCAGGGTCCTCTGTCACATCGCGTCCCCCCCTCCTGCTGTGGAAG GTCAGCAGAGGGATCTTAAGTGGAGCCTTGCAGGGGTCCAGCTGTTCTCAGGCGAGGGTCTGGacacgtgtgtgcgtgtcctgCAGAAGCTGTGCAGCGTGTTGCTGCAGCCATGGCGTGTACACGGACACATGGGCCCCACGCCGCAGCGCTGCATGATCCTCAGTATATGTATCAGCACACTCAAGTTGTTGCGCACCATGCTGACGGAGTTGCTTCGCGGGGGGGCTTTCCAGTTCAGGGACACGCGCGTGGCCAGCGTGTTGGTGACGCTCCACATGATAGTTTGCTCCATCCCCGCGTCTGGACGTCTGGACGGGGAGGAGACCAGAGTGCAGGCACTCATCGTTGATGTGCTACTCACCTTCACGCAGGGTGTCAATGAAGAg GTGACTCATACGGAAGAGACTCTGGCCAGTAACACTTGGTCTCTGATGCTAAAGGAGGTGTTGAGTTCACTGCTCAAAGCCCCTGAAGGTCTCTTCTCTGGTCTGACGCTGCTGTCTGAGCTCCTTCCTCTCCCACTGCCAATGCAGAGCACTCAG GTGATATCAGTCCAAGATGTGGCTGTGGCCTTAAACACAAGGAAGCTGTGGAGCATGCACATACGGGCCCAGTGGAAAGTGTTTTCAGAAGcgttgaggtgtgtgtgtgcaaccaGCTGCCCTCCTCTCTTAGCCATGctgaggagagtgtgtgttcagctggcAGACCTGTCCTCACCCACTGCAACACTCATCATGAAGACcctggtggagctgctgctggaggagctaCAGCC GGCGGAGGGGAAAGGGGTGTGCTGGGGCCAGGCCCTGCGTCTGCTGTCTTTGATGGATGCCTTGGTGTCACAGAGAGCTTGTAAGAGCGCAGCGTTACACCTGCTCTCCGGGGCTGTGTCTGGAGATGAACAACTGGCCGATCTGTTCCCCTTGCTTCTGTCGCTGTTGGTTCCTCCAGCTGACCACTCcttacagcagcagcaatgcAGCGAACTAGTGGGGACAATATTACAGTCACTGTGTGACCAG GACATCTCCCTGGTGGTAACTCCTCctggtgagagctgtgtgtcgGAGGTTGAACAGCTGGCAAATGCACTTCCAGGGCGAGAGATGATGTCAGCAGTGTGCAATGCCTTGTTGGAGGTTTTGGGGAATGCAGAGAGCAGTGTCCCGCTCCTTCTCACCTGTATCAGGACTTTGACATTCCTCACAGAGCACGACTACGGACTCTACCATCTCAAAGT TGCTCTGAAGAAACATGGTGCGGGCCTGTGCTCACTGTTAAAGAGGTTGGTTTCATTTAACAAGGATTCAGCAGATCTGCTCTCAGCTCTGCTTGACTTCCTCAGACAGATTCTCAACACAGAAACAATG TGTGTTGAGGAGGGTCAGGGGTCTGGTGAGGagtcttccttctctcctcctccgcGGTTGCTGTCAGGCTCTGAGATGAAAGCTCTGCTGCAGTGGGAAGAGTCCGAGTCACATCCACTCCCTACTTTGGAGAAACAGATCACG aaACTGTGTAAAGAAGATGAGTCACTGGAGACCATGTTGGAAAATGTGATTATTCTGAGGCAGACGTTGGAGACAGCCACCGACACGCCTCCAGCAGCTGATACTGAGCCCACTCTGCCAGCACCTGAGACACTCGGGGCCCAGTTTAACCACAG GACAGTGTTCATTCTGTCAGAAGCTCTGGATGAGCAGCTGAAGGCTCTGTGGTTCTCTCCCTTCCAGACTGATGACATAGAAACAGACCTTGATATg GTGAAGGTGGATCTGGTGGGTCTGGCTCAGGGCTGTTGTCCAGAACTGGACCTGAAGGCAGAACTGGAACGCTCCTTCCTGTCTGAGCCCTCTTCTCCTGGTCACACCAAAGCTCCAAAAGGCTTCAGACTGGGCAAACACAAGCATGAAACATTCATTACATCAAg TGGTAAATCAGACTACGTTGAGCCTGCTAAAAGAGCCCACATCATGGCAGCTCCACGTGGCCGAGGAGGTCGAGGAGGGTTTGGACAAAATGTTTCCCGACCCCACGACATCTTCCGCCAGCGTAAACAGAACACTTCCCGTCCTCCCAGTATGCATGTGGATGACTTTGTGGCAGCGGAGTTTAAAGACATTACGACCCCTCTCGGGCTTTTGCCCCCTAAACGACCGCCCAAGAGCTCCCCCAAACCCCCCACCAGAGGACTCTTCGCTGgcaacagaggcagagctgccTTCCACAGCCAGACTCGCTTTTTCACTCCACCACAACCTAAAGGTGTACTGCTGTCCG CAGGTAACTACGCTCgaagagaaggaggcagaggttCATCATGGAGCGGCCAAGTTCCAGCTGTCACTCACAGAGGAACCTACAGTGAACCCCGCGGAGGCCAGAGCAACTTCACGCGTGGACCGCTGCCCTCCAGACAACCCCCAGCAAGTATGT GCGCGTATCGCCTGGCTCCTCGGGACCGAGCTCCGCGGGGCAGAGGAGGCACCGGGCTGTCGTGGCTTagcggaggaggaggtggcggcagtgctggaggaggaggcgggggaggtggtgggggaggaggaggtggggggagagGATCTCAGGGGAGCAAGTTCAGTGGTGGGGGAGGGAGCGGAGGCGGCCGGGGCAGACATGTTCGCTCCTTCACCCGGTAA
- the virma gene encoding protein virilizer homolog isoform X2, producing the protein MAGDVSTELLFLDTFKHQSAELTNVDVVRFPCGVLITEVRVIPPGIKAHSNLPDNRAFGETSPHAFQLELFFNNVTKPNSPTFHRLGSLEYDENKSIVFRPSGKVNTDGLVLRGWYTSLTLAVYGTAERSHGHDQDSPPPPPPPPPQQPSGPKRIVKQDWEKDDQYNGSPPRPAPRGPRTPPGPPPPDDDDEEQVQVTVGVVKDEPCEGRDDYLEAVSPERSLPADETYSDAEQEEEGDEEEDEEEQEEEEDARTEGSAPEEEEEEEEEEDEGEDEEEEMEEGDDGYEQISSDEDDLDNGSFKLPAFDMDYTPEDLASVPPVQYDPYERELRPLLYFTPPYKTRFDTQFEKASVEEPRDAGDTKGPAGGEEAEAVTQLKELLASIGDDRDARWVTALEEAPGLLAKGLAYLVKQGEGEAEDPVEVLVKWALQALSMEIALTQPIALNLRQLKAGAKLASYMAECPQGLTALLREGALGVLLELIHADHVSSTLKLSILRALDALTSAPDGVEAFLQARESEKSGYQHLVQLFLREETVRVITAGNAILQKSHMYEVLGDLQRTAAAWSEQQQEEIEDAESPMEEEASPNPTPVSEAELDRLAGVLEELHHLLETAPHCMVQPPGKAFPTTARVTGPQERDDPYPTLYRYMHACHFLESMSVVLSAAAAAGHLGVTQAVRELLRFLSVTQSGLLFLLAQPTPSNLLLRLLASMAEVEGEESTFTGGEGALTGPGFGEEGFNVWLMQALHALQGVSELMSHVATGGDGGAGLEEGDNAEVLSMLHALYLMTFTQTGRSAVAHVFSLENNLSCLVTLLQHHSKDGQGEAKARKAVTYNYACMLVLLVVQSSNELRMMEQFAAPLLTLAKADDTNAKLQELSKWLEPLEKLRFEIGSIPTLIDYIKQNVENVLTAEGTGLVTALRVLCHIASPPPAVEGQQRDLKWSLAGVQLFSGEGLDTCVRVLQKLCSVLLQPWRVHGHMGPTPQRCMILSICISTLKLLRTMLTELLRGGAFQFRDTRVASVLVTLHMIVCSIPASGRLDGEETRVQALIVDVLLTFTQGVNEEVTHTEETLASNTWSLMLKEVLSSLLKAPEGLFSGLTLLSELLPLPLPMQSTQVISVQDVAVALNTRKLWSMHIRAQWKVFSEALRCVCATSCPPLLAMLRRVCVQLADLSSPTATLIMKTLVELLLEELQPAEGKGVCWGQALRLLSLMDALVSQRACKSAALHLLSGAVSGDEQLADLFPLLLSLLVPPADHSLQQQQCSELVGTILQSLCDQDISLVVTPPGESCVSEVEQLANALPGREMMSAVCNALLEVLGNAESSVPLLLTCIRTLTFLTEHDYGLYHLKVALKKHGAGLCSLLKRLVSFNKDSADLLSALLDFLRQILNTETMCVEEGQGSGEESSFSPPPRLLSGSEMKALLQWEESESHPLPTLEKQITKLCKEDESLETMLENVIILRQTLETATDTPPAADTEPTLPAPETLGAQFNHRTVFILSEALDEQLKALWFSPFQTDDIETDLDMVKVDLVGLAQGCCPELDLKAELERSFLSEPSSPGHTKAPKGFRLGKHKHETFITSSGKSDYVEPAKRAHIMAAPRGRGGRGGFGQNVSRPHDIFRQRKQNTSRPPSMHVDDFVAAEFKDITTPLGLLPPKRPPKSSPKPPTRGLFAGNRGRAAFHSQTRFFTPPQPKGVLLSGNYARREGGRGSSWSGQVPAVTHRGTYSEPRGGQSNFTRGPLPSRQPPASMCAYRLAPRDRAPRGRGGTGLSWLSGGGGGGSAGGGGGGGGGGGGGGGRGSQGSKFSGGGGSGGGRGRHVRSFTR; encoded by the exons ATGGCGGGGGACGTTTCTACAGAGCTTCTTTTTCTAGATACGTTTAAACATCAGAGTGCAGAG TTAACCAACGTGGATGTGGTGCGGTTTCCTTGCGGGGTGCTGATCACAGAGGTCCGGGTCATTCCTCCAGGGATCAAAGCCCACAGCAACTTACCTGACAACAGAGCATTTGG AGAGACGTCTCCTCATGCCTTCCAGTTGGAGCTGTTCTTCAATAATGTCACCAAACCCAACAGTCCCACCTTCCACAGACTGGGCAG TCTGGAGTATGACGAGAACAAGTCCATCGTTTTCAGACCCAGTGGAAAG GTGAACACAGACGGCTTGGTGCTCCGGGGCTGGTACACCAGTCTGACATTGGCGGTGTATGGTACAGCAGAGCGCTCACATGGACATGACCAAGattcaccccctccacccccacccccaccccctcaacAGCCCAGCGGGCCCAAGAGGATTGTCAAACAAG ACTGGGAAAAAGACGACCAGTATAACGGCAGCCCACCAAGACCAGCACCCAGAGGGCCTCGTACTCCACCTGGACCTCCACCTCCGGATGACGATGATGAGGAGCAGGTCCAAGTGACAG TGGGCGTGGTCAAAGATGAGCCGTGCGAGGGGCGTGACGACTACCTGGAGGCCGTGTCACCTGAGAGGTCCCTGCCTGCTGATGAGACGTACTCCGATGCTGAACAAGAGGAAGAAGgcgatgaggaggaggatgaggaggagcaggaggaggaagaggatgccCGGACAGAGGGGAGCGctccggaggaggaggaggaagaagaggaggaagaagatgagggtgaggacgaggaagaggagatggaggaag GAGATGACGGTTATGAGCAGATTTCCAGCGATGAAGACGACTTGGATAATGGTAGCTTCAAGTTGCCTGCCTTTGACATGGACTACACCCCTGAGGACCTGGCATCTGTCCCACCTGTCCAGTATGACCCCTATGAGCGAGAACTCAGGCCGCTGCTCTACTTCACTCCTCCTTACAAGACTCGTTTTGATACCCAGTTTGAGAAGGCCAGTGTGGAGGAACCCAGGGATGCTGGTGATACAAAAGGACCAGCAGGTGgagaggaggctgaggctgTTACCCAGCTGAAAGAGCTACTGGCTAGCATCGGTGACGACAGAGATGCTCGTTGGGTCACTGCTCTAGAAGAGGCACCTGGACTATTGGCCAAAGGTTTGGCTTATTTAGTTAAACAGGGAGAGGGTGAGGCGGAGGATCCTGTTGAAGTTTTAGTCAAGTGGGCTCTCCAAGCTTTGAGTATGGAGATTGCTCTCACACAGCCCATTGCTCTTAACCTCAGACAATTGAAGGCTGGTGCCAAGCTAGCATCATACATGGCAGAGTGCCCACAGGGCCTCACAGCACTGCTGCGTGAAGGGGCTCTGGGTGTGCTGCTGGAGCTAATCCACGCGGACCACGTCTCTTCCACACTGAAACTGAGCATCCTGAGAGCTCTGGATGCTCTGACTAGTGCTCCTGATGGGGTGGAAGCTTTCCTACAAGCAAGAGAGTCGGAGAAGAGTGGTTATCAG CATCTAGTCCAGCTGTTCCTGCGTGAAGAAACAGTGAGGGTCATAACTGCTGGCAACGCCATATTACAGAAAAGTCACATGTATGAGGTACTGGGTGACCTACAgcgcacagcagcagcatggagtGAACAACAgcag GAGGAGATAGAAGATGCTGAGAGCCCCATGGAGGAGGAAGCATCGCCAAACCCCACCCCTGTGAGCGAAGCAGAGCTCGATAGGTTGGCAGGGGTTTTGGAAGAGTTACATCACCTGCTTGAGACGGCCCCTCACTGCATGGTCCAGCCACCTGGGAAAGCCTTCCCAACTACTGCAAGAGTAACAGGACCACAGGAGAGAGACGATCCATATCCAACACTGTATAG GTATATGCATGCATGTCACTTCCTGGAGAGCATGTCAGTGGTGTTGtcggcagctgcagcagctgggcACTTAGGTGTCACCCAAGCGGTTAGAGAGCTGCTGCGCTTCCTGTCGGTCACTCAGTCAGGTCTGCTCTTCCTTCTGGCCCAGCCCACTCCCAGCAACCTGCTGCTGCGTCTTCTGGCGTCGATGGCAGAGGTCGAGGGCGAGGAAAGCACGTTTACGGGAGGAGAGGGAGCTCTCACAGGGCCAGGGTTTGGCGAAGAGGGCTTTAATGTGTGGCTAATGCAGGCGCTGCATGCTCTGCAAGGTGTGTCAGAGCTCATGAGCCATGTGGCCACAGGAGGAGACGGGGGAGCTGGGCTGGAGGAAGGTGACAATGCAGAGGTACTGAGCATGCTCCATGCGCTCTACCTGATGACCTTCACTCAGACTGGTCGCAGTGCCGTGGCCCATGTTTTCAGCCTGGAAAACAACCTTTCCTGTCTGGTGACCCTGCTCCAGCACCACAGCAAAGATGGACAAGG tgagGCGAAGGCTCGCAAAGCAGTGACGTATAATTATGCCTGTATGCTGGTGTTGCTGGTGGTGCAGAGCTCTAACGAACTGCGGATGATGGAACAATTTGCCGCTCCGCTACTCACATTAGCCAAGGCTGATGACACCAATGCCAAGTTACAGG agctcAGTAAATGGCTGGAGCCTCTGGAGAAACTTCGCTTTGAGATTGGCAGCATTCCCACCCTCATCGATTACATTAAACAG AATGTGGAAAATGTGTTGACTGCTGAGGGAACTGGGCTGGTCACTGCACTCAGGGTCCTCTGTCACATCGCGTCCCCCCCTCCTGCTGTGGAAG GTCAGCAGAGGGATCTTAAGTGGAGCCTTGCAGGGGTCCAGCTGTTCTCAGGCGAGGGTCTGGacacgtgtgtgcgtgtcctgCAGAAGCTGTGCAGCGTGTTGCTGCAGCCATGGCGTGTACACGGACACATGGGCCCCACGCCGCAGCGCTGCATGATCCTCAGTATATGTATCAGCACACTCAAGTTGTTGCGCACCATGCTGACGGAGTTGCTTCGCGGGGGGGCTTTCCAGTTCAGGGACACGCGCGTGGCCAGCGTGTTGGTGACGCTCCACATGATAGTTTGCTCCATCCCCGCGTCTGGACGTCTGGACGGGGAGGAGACCAGAGTGCAGGCACTCATCGTTGATGTGCTACTCACCTTCACGCAGGGTGTCAATGAAGAg GTGACTCATACGGAAGAGACTCTGGCCAGTAACACTTGGTCTCTGATGCTAAAGGAGGTGTTGAGTTCACTGCTCAAAGCCCCTGAAGGTCTCTTCTCTGGTCTGACGCTGCTGTCTGAGCTCCTTCCTCTCCCACTGCCAATGCAGAGCACTCAG GTGATATCAGTCCAAGATGTGGCTGTGGCCTTAAACACAAGGAAGCTGTGGAGCATGCACATACGGGCCCAGTGGAAAGTGTTTTCAGAAGcgttgaggtgtgtgtgtgcaaccaGCTGCCCTCCTCTCTTAGCCATGctgaggagagtgtgtgttcagctggcAGACCTGTCCTCACCCACTGCAACACTCATCATGAAGACcctggtggagctgctgctggaggagctaCAGCC GGCGGAGGGGAAAGGGGTGTGCTGGGGCCAGGCCCTGCGTCTGCTGTCTTTGATGGATGCCTTGGTGTCACAGAGAGCTTGTAAGAGCGCAGCGTTACACCTGCTCTCCGGGGCTGTGTCTGGAGATGAACAACTGGCCGATCTGTTCCCCTTGCTTCTGTCGCTGTTGGTTCCTCCAGCTGACCACTCcttacagcagcagcaatgcAGCGAACTAGTGGGGACAATATTACAGTCACTGTGTGACCAG GACATCTCCCTGGTGGTAACTCCTCctggtgagagctgtgtgtcgGAGGTTGAACAGCTGGCAAATGCACTTCCAGGGCGAGAGATGATGTCAGCAGTGTGCAATGCCTTGTTGGAGGTTTTGGGGAATGCAGAGAGCAGTGTCCCGCTCCTTCTCACCTGTATCAGGACTTTGACATTCCTCACAGAGCACGACTACGGACTCTACCATCTCAAAGT TGCTCTGAAGAAACATGGTGCGGGCCTGTGCTCACTGTTAAAGAGGTTGGTTTCATTTAACAAGGATTCAGCAGATCTGCTCTCAGCTCTGCTTGACTTCCTCAGACAGATTCTCAACACAGAAACAATG TGTGTTGAGGAGGGTCAGGGGTCTGGTGAGGagtcttccttctctcctcctccgcGGTTGCTGTCAGGCTCTGAGATGAAAGCTCTGCTGCAGTGGGAAGAGTCCGAGTCACATCCACTCCCTACTTTGGAGAAACAGATCACG aaACTGTGTAAAGAAGATGAGTCACTGGAGACCATGTTGGAAAATGTGATTATTCTGAGGCAGACGTTGGAGACAGCCACCGACACGCCTCCAGCAGCTGATACTGAGCCCACTCTGCCAGCACCTGAGACACTCGGGGCCCAGTTTAACCACAG GACAGTGTTCATTCTGTCAGAAGCTCTGGATGAGCAGCTGAAGGCTCTGTGGTTCTCTCCCTTCCAGACTGATGACATAGAAACAGACCTTGATATg GTGAAGGTGGATCTGGTGGGTCTGGCTCAGGGCTGTTGTCCAGAACTGGACCTGAAGGCAGAACTGGAACGCTCCTTCCTGTCTGAGCCCTCTTCTCCTGGTCACACCAAAGCTCCAAAAGGCTTCAGACTGGGCAAACACAAGCATGAAACATTCATTACATCAAg TGGTAAATCAGACTACGTTGAGCCTGCTAAAAGAGCCCACATCATGGCAGCTCCACGTGGCCGAGGAGGTCGAGGAGGGTTTGGACAAAATGTTTCCCGACCCCACGACATCTTCCGCCAGCGTAAACAGAACACTTCCCGTCCTCCCAGTATGCATGTGGATGACTTTGTGGCAGCGGAGTTTAAAGACATTACGACCCCTCTCGGGCTTTTGCCCCCTAAACGACCGCCCAAGAGCTCCCCCAAACCCCCCACCAGAGGACTCTTCGCTGgcaacagaggcagagctgccTTCCACAGCCAGACTCGCTTTTTCACTCCACCACAACCTAAAGGTGTACTGCTGTCCG GTAACTACGCTCgaagagaaggaggcagaggttCATCATGGAGCGGCCAAGTTCCAGCTGTCACTCACAGAGGAACCTACAGTGAACCCCGCGGAGGCCAGAGCAACTTCACGCGTGGACCGCTGCCCTCCAGACAACCCCCAGCAAGTATGT GCGCGTATCGCCTGGCTCCTCGGGACCGAGCTCCGCGGGGCAGAGGAGGCACCGGGCTGTCGTGGCTTagcggaggaggaggtggcggcagtgctggaggaggaggcgggggaggtggtgggggaggaggaggtggggggagagGATCTCAGGGGAGCAAGTTCAGTGGTGGGGGAGGGAGCGGAGGCGGCCGGGGCAGACATGTTCGCTCCTTCACCCGGTAA